The following nucleotide sequence is from Saccharothrix texasensis.
AGCGCGCCGTGCACGCGCAGGTAGTCGCGCGCGCCGGCGTCGCCGACCGCCGAAGCGGCCACCCCCGCCCAGTGCCCGGAGCCGATCAGCACCGGGTGGCCGGGTGCGCCGTCGTAGGAGGCCCGCGCCAGCGCCCCCGGGGACGCCAGCGCCCGCAGCCGCTCGACCGCGGCGACCGTGACGCCCGGCGTGTCCACCGGCAGCACGACGACCGCGTCGGCCGCGACACCGGCCAGCGCGTCCAGCCCGGCGCGCAGCGACGAGCCCATGCCGGTGGCCCAGTCGGGGTTGTCCA
It contains:
- a CDS encoding nucleotidyltransferase family protein; this translates as MAVAGLLLAAGAGRRFGGPKALVAHGGVLWVDRAAAVLRDAGCAPVVVVLGASASSVRARAALTGCVVVDNPDWATGMGSSLRAGLDALAGVAADAVVVLPVDTPGVTVAAVERLRALASPGALARASYDGAPGHPVLIGSGHWAGVAASAVGDAGARDYLRVHGALDVPCGDVADGDDVDHPRDLPT